Sequence from the Rhodococcus jostii RHA1 genome:
CCGCCGCGAGCATGCCCCGCACCGTGCGCCGCGGGTCAACGGCACCCCGGCGGGCCGGCCGCATCCGAATGGCCGGGCGGGTCGGGGGCCGCGGGCGCAGGGCGGCGATCAGTTCGGCGAGGTGCGCGCGTTCGGCCGCGGTGAGGTCGGCGATGTCCCGGTGGCGCAACACCTCGGTGTCGTCCGCGGCGACCCGCAAATGCGGCGCGTCCCCACCGGTGTCGCCGCCGTCGGCCGTGGTCAGAGCGGCCGCCGTGGCGCGGCGAGGCTGTTCCCCGGACCGCGGCGTGCGCGCCGGGACGCTGCCGCCGAACCAGCCCGCGAACGCCGAGTCGTACCGCGAGATGTCGTCGGGACCACGGCACAGCGTCGCGCGACCCGCCCAGTACACCTGACTCGGATCGCCCACATCCACCTGGTGGAGGGCCCGCGTGAACGCGGCGACGGCGTCCGACGCGACCGACAGTCCCGCCGCCGCGAGGGCGTGCGCGAACCCGGCGATGCCCACGAGCGGGTCGCCGATGTCCGGGGTCGTGGACGTGCCTCTCATCTCGCCAGGAGCCGGTCCAGTCCGGCACGGGCCACCCGTTCGAGGTCCTCGCGGTACTTGAGGACCGCGCCGAGCGTCGCGGCGGCGGTCTCCGCGTCCAGCACGTCCCGATCGAGTTCCCGCAGTGCGCGGGCCCAGTCCAGCGACTCGGCCACTCCCGGCGGCTTGAGCAGTTCCATCTCACGCAGGGAGTGGACGGCCCGGGCGACCTGACCGGCGAGTTCGGCCCCGATGCCGGGGATGCGGCGGCGCAGGATCGCGACCTCCCGCGCCAGATCGGGGTGTTCGAGCCAGTGGTACAGGCAGCGGCGTTTGAGGGCGTCGTGCACCTCACGGGTGCGGTTGGAGGTGAGCACCACCAGCGGCGGTGTCGCCGCCCGCACCTCGCCGAGTTCGGGGATGGTGACGGCATTCTCGTCGAGCACCTGCAGCAGGAATGCCTCGAACTCGTCGTCGGCGCGGTCGATCTCGTCGACGAGCAGCACACACGGCGCTTCGGTGAGGGCCCGCAGCAAGGGGCGCGCCAGCAGGAACCGCTCGGTGTACAGCGAACGTTCGACCGTGTCGGCCTCGAGCAGGCCGTCGCTCGCCGCCTCCAGCGTCCGCAAGTGCAGCAACTGTCGCGGGAAGTCCCAGTCGTAGAGCGCCTGCGCGGCGTCGATGCCCTCATGGCATTGCAGGCGGATCAGCGGCAGTCCGAACGCCTCCGACAATGCGGCTGCGAGCGACGTCTTGCCGGTGCCGGGTTCGCCCTCGCAGAACAGCGGACGTCCCATACGTATGGCGAGGAACGCGGCCATCGCGACGCCGTCGTCGGCGAGGTATCCGGTGGCGTCGAGCGCCCGCGCCAGTTCCGCAGGCGAACCGACCGTCGGCGTGGAATCACTCACGCCCGCGAGCCTAGGTGAGTGCCCGGCCCCGGATACGCGACTCGGACAACCCCGCCTGTGGTCAACCCTCCGGCTCCACCCTGCCGCGGTCCTCGCTCAACCGCCGGAACATCGCGGTGGCACCGAATCTCGCGGCCGCCCGTTCGACGAGTCCCGGCGCGATCTGCGCCAGCGCGAGCAGCGGGCGGATCGGTGCTCCGCTCTCCACGATTTCGGGCCGGTCACGCTGGATTGCCCGGATCACGGCGGCCGCGACCTTGTCGGTGCTGGTCTCGCCCGTGATCCGGCCGGCCCTGATTCCGCGTTCCGTCATCCGCTGGTACATGCCGTCGCCCGCGATGAATCCGGGACACACGACGGAGAAGCCGACGGGCGAGCCCGCGTACTCCGCGCGCAGCGACTGGGTGAGACCGATCAGCCCGGCCTTCGTCGCCGCATACGGCGCGCAGTACGCCGGACCGATCTTCGCCGCCAGCGACGAGATGAACACCACGTGACCGCGACCGCGGCCCAGCATCCCGGGCACCACTCGGCGCGTGAGAAGCAGTGGCGCGGTGAGATTCACGTCGACCATCGCGGTGAGTTCGCCGGGCTCGAGTCGGGTGAAGGCCGAGACGTTCTCCACGCCGGCATTGTTCACGAGGAGGTCGAGGGGACCGACCGCCGCCTCGGCGCGTTCGACCAGCGAATCGAGCTCACCGAGTCGGTTCAGGTCCGCGGGCACGGCCTCGGCGCGCACACCGAGCGCACGCAATTCTCCGACGACTTCCGCGAGTCGGTCCTCACGCCGCCCGGACACCGCGACGGCGACGCCCTCCCGGGCGAGGGCCCGGGCGACGACGCGGCCGAGACCGCCGGAGGCGCCGGTCACCAGAGCCGTGCGTCCCTGCAGTTGCTTCATTCCTCCGAGCTTTCGCGCTCGGTGGAGGGGAGTCAACGCTGTGACGCCCCGCATACGGCACGATGGACCGGTGGTTCACGTCATCGACATAACAGATCCGGCCGACACCAGGCTGGACGACTTCCGCGATCTCAATTCCTCGGACCGGCGTCCCGACCTCCCCGAGGGCAAGGGCCTGGTGATCGCGGAAGGCGTGCTGGTGGCGCAGCGCCTGCTCACCTCCCGGTTCGACCCGATCGCGCTGCTCGGCGTCGATCGGCGGCTGGAGGAACTCACGGACGACCTCGCACACGTGGACGTGCCGTTCTACCGGACGACGGCGGATGTCATGGCCGAGGTCGTCGGGTTCCACCTCAATCGGGGCGTGCTCGCGGCGGCGCGTCGCCCCGCGCCGCTCGAACTGCCGGACGTGCTCGAGCACACCCGGACGGTCGCGGTGCTCGAGGGCGTCAACGATCACGAGAACCTGGGCTCGATGTTCCGTAACGCGGCAGGGCTCGGCGTCGACGCCGTGGTGTTCGGCAAGGGCTGCGCCGACCCGCTGTACCGCCGGGCGGTCCGGGTGTCGATGGGGCACGTGCTCCGGGTCCCGTTCGCGCACGTCACGAAGTGGCCACACGACCTGGACGCTCTGCGGGAGCGGGGTTTCCAGCTGATCTCGCTGACCCCGAACCCCGAGGCGGTGACGCTCGCCGAGGCGATGACAGGGGAGAAGGTGGCGTTGCTGCTGGGCGCGGAAGGCCCCGGACTCACCGAACACGCCATGCGCGCCACGGACATTCGTGCCCGCATCCCGATGGCACCCGGAACGGACTCGCTCAATGTCGCGACGGCGGCGGCGATGGCGTTCTACGAGCGCGTCCGCACGGGTCGGTGAGAATGCTGCACCCTCATTCCCCGTATCCGCAGCCGACGGGAACACCGTGGTTCACGGGACTTCTCGTGGCCGGGTTCGCCGCGGTAGTGGTGGCGGTCGCGATCATGGCCTTCGGCTCGCAGCTCGCCCGGATCCACCTCGCCCTGGCGGTGGTCCTCGAACTCGTCGTGGTCGCCGGGGTCGCACCGTCGGTGTGGCGACTGCGCCGGACGCCGGTCTGGCGGTGGCTGGTGTACGGGGCCGCCGCCGGAGTTGTCGCCGGCTGGACGGCGCTGCTCGTCGGCGTCGCCTGACTGCGCCTTGCTTCGGGCCGGAGTCGTCAGAACCCGAAGTAGCGGCGGAGGAGTCCGCCTTTGCGGGCCGTCGGCGGAGCGGGCGCGGCCACCGGGCCGGGTGCGGGGGCGGGTTGTTCCACCTCTGCTTGTTCCACCTCGGCGGGAGGCTCGACCTCGGGACCCTCGCCGGGCGGGTGAACGGTGAAGCCGAGCACGATGAGCGCCTTCGGGTCGGTCTCGGTGTCCTCGGGGGCGCCCGTGTACCGGAAGCCCAGCCATTCCCGGTTGGCGCCCTCGGCGAACTGCTGCGGGTGGAACGGCAGCGACTGCGGGTCGGGCAGGACACCCGCCGGATGTTTCAGCGGAAAGTCGCCCGCCCAGAACGGCCTCTCCCACACCAGGGGGAGGCCGAGGTCCTCGTGGATGTGAACCGGCGTCGCGCTGAACGACCGCGTCAGGTGCCCGTCCTCCCACATCGCGAACGAGCCCCACGCGATGTCCGGCTTGGACGCCACGTAGTACGTCTTTGCGAATTCGGTGGGCCGGACGCGTGTTTCGGGCAGAGTCGACGGCCGGGGGACGGCCAGATCGGGTCCGCATACGACGGTGACGCCGGGGTAGGAACCGATGTGCACGGTCCCGGCGGAGTCGAGCCGTGCGGCCTCGGCCAGCGGAACCGGGCCGGTGGGGGTGGCCACCAGGTCGGGATAGAGACGGGAGGCGAGTTGCTGCGCTGCGCCCGGATCAGGCTCCGGGTGGCCGCGCAGCACAGCCGCAGGGTCGGGGACGTCGACGTACCAGATCGTTGATACCTTGGCCCCCACGGTCATCCCTCTCTTCCGGTGTCTTCCTGAAAGAGTACGACCTCGACCGTGTTCCCGGCCTGCTCACCGCGCAAACGGTCAGCGTCCGCTGCTGCGGACACCGAGCAGGACGTCGTCCCAGGACGGGAGGGCGGGTTTGCCGCGCTTGTCCTTGTTGTTCGTCTGGTGCGGGGCGATCTTGGGTGCGGCGGGCTCTTCGGACGGGGCGGGCTCGTCCTCGGGTTCCTCGGTGACGTCGGCCTCGATGATCTCCTCGGGCTCGATTGTCGGCACCTCCACCTCGGTGGGGAACTCGGCGAGTTCGAGTTGCTCCGGCTCGTCGGACGCCACCGGCGCCAATCCGCGGAGCGGACGGCCGAAGTCGGGATCGATGAGGTCGAACGCGGTGTCGTCGAGCGCGACGATGGTGCCACCGTGCGCGTCCGGCTGGTACCGCCAGTGCGCCGCGTTGGTGGTCCGCCCGGCCTGCCACTGCAGCTGGGCGACCCAGTGATTGTCCTCGTCGCGCCACGCGTCCCAGGTGGCGTCGTCGATGTTGTGCCCCCGAGCGCGGAACGCCTGCGTGACGATCTCGGCGAGAGTGGGAACGGCGGGGCCGTTGTCGCGGACCGGGTGTCCGCCCTGCGCCATCTCGGCCGCACGGGAGCGTTCGAGCAGAACCGGATACGCGAAACGCTCCACCTTCGCCAGGGGGATGCCGGCCTCGTCGGCCACCTGTTCGACGGAGGCGCCGGCACGGATGCGGGCCTGGATTTCACGGGGCCTGAGCTGACTGTCCATTTCGATCTCAATCTGGCCGAGTCGAGCGATGTCCCCGCGGGATGCGGCGCGGAGTTTGTCATCGGCGGGAAGCCGGAATTTTTCGCCGGTACTGGCATCTGCGCACACGACGTGCGATCCATCTGGCTCGAGACCGATCACTCGAAGCTCTCGCACGTTGACCTCCTTATCGCGCCGGCTCGCGACTTTGCACCTGGGCAACTGTAATTCATTCGTGACAGCCCGCGCGGCAGGACACGCGCGGGTAAATCCCGTCCCGGCGTCGCGGCCGCGCTAGGCTTCGTCGTTTCGTGATCGGCCCTTCCTGCGGGGTGTGCGCTGCCTCGTGCGGGTGGCTTCGACCGGGTCGATCGCCGGTGCAGACCAGTGTTCGGCCAGCGCGAGGCTGGGTTCGCGGCCCGACGCGACGTGCCGGTACGCGATCTCGGCGGCGCGGTCGGCGTCGCCCGCAGCAATGGCCTCGTACAACTCGGCGTGCTCGTCACATTGCTGACCGGGATCGCGTTCCTTGGTGAGGTGGAACAACCACTGCACGCGCGTCGCGAGAGGTTGCAGCATCGACTGCAGCAGCGGACTGCCGGACATCTCCACGATGACGGCGTGGAATGCGGCGTTCGCGGCGGCGATGGCGGGCTTGTCGTCGCGCGCTGTGGCCGAACGCGCCGCGGTGAGTTGGTCGCGCAGTGACGTGAGGTGGGAGTCGTCCGCTCGCTGCGCGGCGAGCCGGGCCGCGAGCACCTCGAGGCTTTCGCGGACGTCGAAGAGGTCGCGGACCTCGTCGACGCCGAACGGGGCGACGATCGCTCCGCGCCGCGGGACGATCACGACGAGTCCGTCGGTCTGGAGCTGTTGCAGGGCCTCGCGCAGCGGGATCCGGGACACCTGCAGTTCCGCGGCGAGGTCGCGTTCGATCAGGCGCTGGCCCGGCGCGAGCTGCAGGTTGACGATGCGCCTGGCCAGTTCTTCGTACGCGGTCTCGCGCAGTGACTTCGGCGCCGACGCGTCGGTTGCACCGTTCACGTGGTCTCCTGTCGTCGTGGTGGCCACGTCAGCCACCGTAGAGCGCACAAGCGCGCCGCCCTCGGGTGGATGCGGGTCCTTACGTCTGTGTAACACGGCGGAAATGACGCGCCCCCAAGATTCAAATAACGGTATACCGCTAACTGTGGCGGTTCCTGAGTCAAGGAGTCCAGCGCGTGAACACGACCCTCTCCGCCCGAGCCCGAACCCTCGTCCCCGCGCTGTGCGCGGCCGCGACTCTCGCAGCTACCCTGACGGCCTGCGGGTCGTCGGACGCAGGCACCGCCTCCGGTGACACCCTCCGCGTCGGGGTGTTCTTCCCCGGCTCCGTCTCCGACACGGGCTTCATGGAATCGGGGTATCTCGGCTACCAGCGTCTCGAGGAAACCCTCGGTGACCGGGTGGAGCTGAGTTACGTCGAGCAGGTCGCCGCCGCCGACTACCAGCAGGCCCTGGTGCGCTTCGCGACGGCGAACGACCTCGTCGTCTCGCTCGGCGGTCAGACGGACGCCGACGTCCGCAAGGTCGCACCCCAGTTCCCCGACGTGAAATTCGTCGAGATCGGCGGACCCGCCGACGCGTCCCCGCTGCCGAATCTCGCCTACTACGACCCGCAGCAGGCGGAGGCCGAGTTCCTCAGCGGAGCGGTCGCGGCGACGGCGTCCAAGACCCCGTCCGTATCGTTCGTCGGCGGCGTCGAACTGCCCGCCATCGTGAACGCCGCGAAGGCCTTCGGCAACGGCGCCGAGTTCGCGCGGCCCGGCACCCAGGTGCTCACCCCGCAGTACCTGGGCGATTTCAACGACCCGGCCAAGGCGAAGCAGGCCGCGCTCGCCAACTACGGCGCCGGCGCGGGCGCGGTGGGGCAGATCGTGAACCTCGGCAAGTCCGGGCTGGAACAGGCCGCCGCGCAGTCGGGCGCGCTGATGGTGGGCGGCCCGATTCCCGGCGACTGCTCGAACCCCGCCTACGTCGGCTACGTGCACACCGACATCGGCAAGGAAGTGGAATACGCCGTCCAGTCCACCCTGGACGGAACGTGGAAGGCCGAGAACGTGGCGTTCGGCCTGACGTCACCGAACGGCGGCACCGACTTCGTGCTCTGCAGCGCCGACCCCGCCGTCGCCGACGCACTCGGCAAGGCGAAGACCGCCCTGGCCACCGGTGCCGTCGAGCCCTACCGAGCGGGCTGACATGAGCACACCAGCACTGCAGCTCAACGGAATCGGGAAGAGCTTCGGCGACGTCCGGGCCCTCCGCGGTGTCGACCTGTCGGTGCAACCCGGCACGGTGCACTGCATCCTCGGGGAAAACGGGGCCGGGAAGTCGACGCTCTGCAACGTGGTGTACGGCGGTCTGTGGCCGGACACCGGAACGATGACCCTGGCCGGTCGCCGATACGCGCCCGGTTCGCCCGCGGCCGCGATGGCGGACGGCGTGGCGATGGTGCACCAGCACTTCAGTCTCATCGGCACGATGACCGTCGCCGAGAACCTGCTGCTCACCGGACGGGGACTGCGACTGCGCCGCGCGGAACTACGGACCCGCCTCGATCGACTCGCCGACGACTATCACCTGAGGATCGATCCGGACGCGCTGGTCTCCGCCATGCCGATCGGTGCGCGGCAGAAGGTCGAGATCGTGAAGGCCCTGCTCGCCGACCCCGCGCTGATCCTGCTGGACGAGCCGACCGGGGTACTCGATCCCGGCGAGATCGATGCCCTGATCGAGACGTGCCAGGCGGTCGCGGCGGCGGGCAAGGCGGTCGTCCTCGTCACCCACAAACTCGGTGAGGTGGCCCGGGTCGCGGACGCCGCGACCGTGCTGCGCGGAGGTGAGGTCGCAGGTGGGGGCCGCATGTCGGAGCTGACGATCCCCCAGCTGACGATGGCGATGGTCGGAAGACCGGTGTCCGAACTCGGTCCGGCGCTCGCCGCGGGCGTCGGTACGGAGAGCGACAGCGGCGCGATGCCCGAGCGGCGGGCGACCGGCCCCGTCGTCCTCGGGCTCCGCGGCGTCCGCGCCACCCGGGTGGACGGCAGTGTCGCCCTGTCCGGCGTGGGGCTCGAGGTGCGGGCCGGCGAGATCGTCGGAATCGCGGGCGTCGAGGGGAACGGGCAGAGCGAACTGGTCGCCGTGCTCTCCGGTGCCACCCGACCCGAGTCGGGCACGGTCACGCTCGGCGACGCCGACATCACGTCGGCATCCCCGGCCGAACGCACCCGCCTCGGTCTCGGGGTGGTGCCGGAGGACCGCCACCGGGAGGCGATGGTGGCGGAACTGTCCCTGTCGGAGAACCTCTTCCTCGGCCGCCTGCACCGCTTCCGCCGGATGGGCCTGCTCGACCGAAGTCGGATGGATGCCGCGGCCCGCGACCTGATCGAGCAGTTCTCGGTACGGACACCCGGACCGGGAACCTCCATGGGTGCGCTGTCGGGAGGCAATCAGCAGAAGGTCGTCCTGGCCCGCGAACTGTCCACGGAGAAGCTGCAGTGTCTGGTCGCGGCGCAGCCCACCCGCGGACTCGACATCGGGGCGGTCGAGTACGTCCTGAACCAACTCCGCGGCTGCGCCTCCTCGGGAAACGCAGTCCTGGTCGTGTCCAGCGAGATCTCCGAACTGCTCGCGCTGTGCGACCGCATCTTCGTCAGCTACCGCGGGGCCCTGCTGGGGCCCGTCGACACGGCGGCGGCCTCTGCGGGGCAGCAGATCGGTGAACTGATGACGGGAACGGCGGCATGACTCGACTTCGAACCTGGGCACATCACCCACTTCCGGTGGCGATCGCCGCGATCGCCCTCGCGGGACTCGTCGGAGTGCTCCTCGCCGCGGCCGCGGGTGCCACCGTGACCGAGACCGCCGAAGCGCTGTCCGAGGGGATGTTCGGCAGCAGCTACGCGATCGGAGTCTCGCTCAACACTGCTGCGGTGCTGGCTCTCGTCGCGGCCGGATTCACCGTCGCGCACCGGGCCGGACTGGTGAACGTCGGCGGTGAGGGCCAGCTGTGCGTCGGGGGCATCGCCGCGACCGCGGTCGGCACCACGCTGGGGGCGGGCACTCCCGCGCCGATCGCCGTCACCGCGGTTCTCCTCGCCGCGGCCGGTGCCGGGTGGGCATGGGCTGCGATCGCCGCGTACCTGAGGGTCCGCCGGGGCACGAGCGAGATCATCACGACGCTGCTGCTGAACTTCGTCGGCCTCGCGCTGGTGCTGCTGATGGTGCACGAGCCCAGCCTCCTTCGTCAGCCCGTCACGTCCTCGGAGACACTGCCGCAGTCCGCGCCGCTGATCGAGTCCGCGCACCTGCCGTTGCTGGGGATCGAGCGTTCGCCGGGAACGATCGCGCTGTGGATCGCCGTGGTCGCGGTGCTGATCGTGGGCGTGGTCCTGCGCCGGACGGCGGTCGGCGTGCGACTGCGCTCGGTCGGCCTGAACCCGGACGCGTCGGCGCGGCTGGGACTGCAGGTCGGGCGGCTGCGCTTCCTCAGCCTGTCTTCGGCAGGCGCGTTCTCCGGGCTCGCGGGCGGGATCCTCGTCGCGACGGCACCGTTCGTGCTCGTTGAAGGATTCTCCTCCGGCTATGGGTTCTCCGGGCTGGTCGTCGGACTCCTGGCGCGCGGTTCCATGCTCGCCGTCGGCGCCGTGTCGCTGCTCCTCGGATTCCTCGTGTCCGGCGGAATCAATTTGCAACTCGCAGCCGGTGTTCCGGCATCGACCGTCTCGATCGTGGAATCGCTCATGATCATCCTGATCGCGGGAGCGGTGCTGTGGACCGCGACGGGCCGGAGATCGAGATCCGCGGCCGCGCCGACGGCGAAGACCCACGACGTCCCCGACCTGGCAGGAGCGAAGAAATGATCGACACGGTGTCGGACATCGCCGTCAGCGGCGTGGGATTCGCACTCCCGATCCTGGTGGCCGCGAGCGGGGAACTGGTGAGCGAGCGGGCAGGCGTGCTGAACCTCAGCCTCGAGGGCATGATGCTGACCGGGGCGTTCGCCAGCGTGCTCGGCGCCGTCACCACCGGATCCGCGGTGGGCGGTCTCGCGGCCGGACTGGCGGCCGGGTTGCTGTTCGGGCTGCTGCAGGCATTGCTGAGCGTCACGTTGCGGGCCGACCAGATCGTGGTGGGCATCGCGAGCAACGCCCTCGCGCTCGGTGTCACCACCTACGGCGCCCGGCTGCTGCTCGCGGACGGCAAGGGGCAGAACGCCCCGGGATTCGCGGCACTCGAGATCCCGCTGTTGCACCGGATCCCGATCCTCGGACCGGCTCTCTTCTCCCAGACGGCACTCGGCTACCTCTGCATCGCCGTGGTCGGGCTGCTGGCCGTCATCCTGTCGCGCCGGACGCGGACCGGTCTCGTCGTCGACGCGGTCGGGGAGGACGCCAAGTCGGCCGACTGGAGTGGACTGCCGGTGCGGAAGGTCCGCTACCTGTGCGTGCTCGTCGCGGGACTGGTGGCGGGCTTGGCCGGGGCGCAGCTCGCGCTGTCCGAGGTGCGGTCGTTCAGCGACAACATGACCGCCGGAATCGGATACCTGGCCGTCGTGGCCGTGATCGCGGGCAGGTGGCGCGCACTCGGCGTGATCTGCGCGTCCGTGTTCTTCGGGATCGCGCAGGCGCTCCAGTTCGCGTTGCCCGCCCTCGGTGTCAGCGTGCCGTTCGCCCTGCTCGTCATGTTGCCCTACGTGATCGCGATCGTCGCGGTCAGTGGATTCCTCCGCAACAGCCGCTCACCCGCAAACCTGACCGTCGCGTTCGCGCGCACGTCCTGATCGATCTCTCTGCGAGGAAACTCTTGTGACACTGATCCTTTCCCACTCCGACGTGGCCGGCCTCATCGACCGCGCCGAGGTGTTCGCCGCGGTGGAACGGGCGCACGCCGACCTGGCCGCGGGCAGGGCGTTTGCACCCGCCCCACCCGCTATGACCCTGCAGTCCGCGGCGTTCATCCCGATGGTCGCGGCGGCGACCTCGGCCGGCGCGGCCGCGGTGAAGATGCTCGTCGATCTTCCCGGCAACGCCGCCCGCGGTCTGCCCGTGCAACGTTCGGCCGTGCTCGTGACGTCCGCGGACACCGGCGAGTGCGAGGCGCTCCTCGACGGCCGCCTGATCACCGCCGTGCGCACCGCCGCCGCCAGCGCCGTGGCCACGCAACACCTCGCGCGCCGAGGCAGCCGGGTGCTGGGATTGGTGGGCGCCGGGACCCTCGCCGTCGAACACGCCCGGGCGATCACCCGGGTGTCGGACGTCGAGACGGTGCTGGTGTGGTCGCGCTCGGACGCAACGGTCGAGGAATTCCGCAGCCGGACAGAGGATCTCGGAATCTCGGTCAAGCCGATGGACTCGCCCGAGGCGGTCACCCGGTCTTCCGACGTTCTCTGCACACTCACACCGTCGAGGGACCCGATCGTGCGGGGAGCCTGGTTCGGCGAAGGCTTGCACGTCAACGCCGTGGGCGCGCCGCCGCGCGCGGACCACCGGGAGGTCGACGGCGAGGGCATGCGGCGTGCCCGCGTGGTCGTCGACTCGGTGGCCACCACGATGACCAAATCGGGGGAGACGCTGCTGGCGCTCGCCGAGGGCGCGATCATCGAGGACGACGTCGCCGTGGAGTTGGGCGACGTCATCGCGGGCCGCACCGTCGCCCGCACATCCGATCGGGACATCACGCTGTACAACTCCGTCGGGATCGGCCTCCAGGACCTCGCCGCGGCGCGCATACTGATCGACAGAGCCCGGGAACGGGGCGTCGGAACAGAAGTGGATCTGAGTCGATGAGCCAAAGCGATGTCGACGACGTGGACCTAGCGCACCTGCGGCGAGCCATCGAACTCGCCGACGAGACGGGCGACGCGGGCAACAGACCGTTCGGTGCGGTGGCGGTCGGGGCCGACGGTCACGTGATCAGCGAGGGCGCCAACTCCGTCGCGACGTCCGCCGACGTCACCGAGCATGCGGAACTCGACGCGATCACCACCGCCTGCGGTGAGGGACGAACCGGCGACCTCGTCGGCGCCACCATGTACGCCAGCGGCGAGCCGTGCCCGATGTGCAGTGCGGCGATGGTGTGGGCCGGCATCACGCGGGTGGTCTACGCGGCGTCGTCCGCGGACTTCTCCCGGATACTCCCGGACGGTCCACGGTTCACTCTGGGCTGCTCCGACGTACTCGAATCCGCGAGCGTCGAGATCGAGGTCAGCGGACCGCATCTCGGCGACGAGGCGCTCGCACCGTTCCACCGCTTCCTCGACACGGACTGACCCTCGAACGCCGTCAGCCCCCGGCACGGAGGTGCCGGGGGCTGACGGACGTGTGTGCCGGGACTCAGCCGAGCTGCGAGACGACCCAGTCGATGCTCTTGGTGAGCTGCGAGACGTCCTCGGGATCGATCGCCGGGAACATGCCGACACGCAGCTGGTTGCGGCCCAGCTTGCGGTACGGCTCGGTGTCGACGACGCCGTTGGCGCGCAGGATCTTCGCCACCTGGGCCGCGTCGATCTTGTCGTCGAAGTCGATGGTGCCGACCACCTGCGAGCGGTGAGCGGGATCGGTGACGAACGGGGTGGCGTATTCGCTGGCCTCGGCCCACTGGTACAGGCGCGAGGACGAATCGGCGGTACGCGAGGTGGCCCAGTCGAGGCCGCCCTTGCCGTTCAGCCAGTCGATCTGGTTGGCGAGCAGCAGCAGCGTCGCGAGCGCCGGGGTGTTGTACGTCTGGTCCTTGGAGCTGTTGTCCACGGCGATGGGCAGCGACAGGAAGTCGGGGGTCCAGCGACCCGAGTCCTTGATCTCCGCGACGCGCTCGAGCGCCTTCGGGCTCATCAGTGCGATCCACAGGCCACCGTCGGCGGCGAAGCACTTCTGCGGGGCGAAGTAGTACACGTCGGCGTCGGCGACGTTCACCGGCAGGCCGCCGGCGCCGGACGTGGCGTCGATGGCGATGAGCGCATTCTCCGAGCCCGCGGGACGCGAGACGGGGATCGCGACACCGGTGGACGTCTCGTTGTGCGCCCAGCCGATGAGGTCGACGGACGGATCGGAGACCGGCTCGGGCGCACTGCCCGGGTCGGCGGAGACGACGATCGGGTCGCCGATGAACGGGTTGTTCTTCGCGACCGACGCGAACTTGGAGCTGAACTCACCGTTCGTGAGGTGCAGCGACTTCTCCCGGATCAGGCCGAACGCGGCCGCATCCCAGAACGCGGTGGTGCCGCCGTTGCCGAGCACCACCTCGTAGCCCTCGGGCAGGGAGAACAGATCGGCGAGGCCGGACCGCACGCTGGCGACGACGTCCTTGACAGGCTTCTGGCGGTGGCTGGTGCCGAACACCGAGGAGCCCACCTCGACCAGCGACTGCAGCTGTTCGGGCCGAACCTTGGACGGTCCGCAGCCGAAGCGTCCGTCGGCGGGCAGGAGGTCTGCGGGGATGATCGGTGTGGAGGTCATCGCTACTTTCTGTTCCTTACTGGTTCTGGCGGGGGAGACGGTCAGCTGGTGTGGGCGATCTGGTCCCAGCCCTCGACGGACTCGGGGGTGCGGGGCGCGGGTCCGGTGTAGATGGCGGCGGGGCGGACGAGCTTGCCGAGACGTTTCTGCTCGAGGATGTGGGCGCACCAGCCGGCGGTGCGGCCGCAGGTGAACATCGCGGGCATCATGTGC
This genomic interval carries:
- a CDS encoding BMP family protein; this translates as MNTTLSARARTLVPALCAAATLAATLTACGSSDAGTASGDTLRVGVFFPGSVSDTGFMESGYLGYQRLEETLGDRVELSYVEQVAAADYQQALVRFATANDLVVSLGGQTDADVRKVAPQFPDVKFVEIGGPADASPLPNLAYYDPQQAEAEFLSGAVAATASKTPSVSFVGGVELPAIVNAAKAFGNGAEFARPGTQVLTPQYLGDFNDPAKAKQAALANYGAGAGAVGQIVNLGKSGLEQAAAQSGALMVGGPIPGDCSNPAYVGYVHTDIGKEVEYAVQSTLDGTWKAENVAFGLTSPNGGTDFVLCSADPAVADALGKAKTALATGAVEPYRAG
- a CDS encoding ABC transporter ATP-binding protein; amino-acid sequence: MSTPALQLNGIGKSFGDVRALRGVDLSVQPGTVHCILGENGAGKSTLCNVVYGGLWPDTGTMTLAGRRYAPGSPAAAMADGVAMVHQHFSLIGTMTVAENLLLTGRGLRLRRAELRTRLDRLADDYHLRIDPDALVSAMPIGARQKVEIVKALLADPALILLDEPTGVLDPGEIDALIETCQAVAAAGKAVVLVTHKLGEVARVADAATVLRGGEVAGGGRMSELTIPQLTMAMVGRPVSELGPALAAGVGTESDSGAMPERRATGPVVLGLRGVRATRVDGSVALSGVGLEVRAGEIVGIAGVEGNGQSELVAVLSGATRPESGTVTLGDADITSASPAERTRLGLGVVPEDRHREAMVAELSLSENLFLGRLHRFRRMGLLDRSRMDAAARDLIEQFSVRTPGPGTSMGALSGGNQQKVVLARELSTEKLQCLVAAQPTRGLDIGAVEYVLNQLRGCASSGNAVLVVSSEISELLALCDRIFVSYRGALLGPVDTAAASAGQQIGELMTGTAA
- a CDS encoding ABC transporter permease; translation: MTRLRTWAHHPLPVAIAAIALAGLVGVLLAAAAGATVTETAEALSEGMFGSSYAIGVSLNTAAVLALVAAGFTVAHRAGLVNVGGEGQLCVGGIAATAVGTTLGAGTPAPIAVTAVLLAAAGAGWAWAAIAAYLRVRRGTSEIITTLLLNFVGLALVLLMVHEPSLLRQPVTSSETLPQSAPLIESAHLPLLGIERSPGTIALWIAVVAVLIVGVVLRRTAVGVRLRSVGLNPDASARLGLQVGRLRFLSLSSAGAFSGLAGGILVATAPFVLVEGFSSGYGFSGLVVGLLARGSMLAVGAVSLLLGFLVSGGINLQLAAGVPASTVSIVESLMIILIAGAVLWTATGRRSRSAAAPTAKTHDVPDLAGAKK
- a CDS encoding ABC transporter permease; this encodes MIDTVSDIAVSGVGFALPILVAASGELVSERAGVLNLSLEGMMLTGAFASVLGAVTTGSAVGGLAAGLAAGLLFGLLQALLSVTLRADQIVVGIASNALALGVTTYGARLLLADGKGQNAPGFAALEIPLLHRIPILGPALFSQTALGYLCIAVVGLLAVILSRRTRTGLVVDAVGEDAKSADWSGLPVRKVRYLCVLVAGLVAGLAGAQLALSEVRSFSDNMTAGIGYLAVVAVIAGRWRALGVICASVFFGIAQALQFALPALGVSVPFALLVMLPYVIAIVAVSGFLRNSRSPANLTVAFARTS
- a CDS encoding ornithine cyclodeaminase family protein, yielding MTLILSHSDVAGLIDRAEVFAAVERAHADLAAGRAFAPAPPAMTLQSAAFIPMVAAATSAGAAAVKMLVDLPGNAARGLPVQRSAVLVTSADTGECEALLDGRLITAVRTAAASAVATQHLARRGSRVLGLVGAGTLAVEHARAITRVSDVETVLVWSRSDATVEEFRSRTEDLGISVKPMDSPEAVTRSSDVLCTLTPSRDPIVRGAWFGEGLHVNAVGAPPRADHREVDGEGMRRARVVVDSVATTMTKSGETLLALAEGAIIEDDVAVELGDVIAGRTVARTSDRDITLYNSVGIGLQDLAAARILIDRARERGVGTEVDLSR
- a CDS encoding nucleoside deaminase codes for the protein MSQSDVDDVDLAHLRRAIELADETGDAGNRPFGAVAVGADGHVISEGANSVATSADVTEHAELDAITTACGEGRTGDLVGATMYASGEPCPMCSAAMVWAGITRVVYAASSADFSRILPDGPRFTLGCSDVLESASVEIEVSGPHLGDEALAPFHRFLDTD